DNA sequence from the Geobacter sp. AOG2 genome:
ACCACGCTGGGCTGGTATACCGGTCAGGATGAACACCGCCGCAGTCTGGTGCGGAATTACATCGGATCGAACGGGCGCGATATTGTTGCCGATGTCATCCGGACCGCCCTGATGTCCGTTGCTCACACGGTTGTCATACCGTTTCAGGATATCCTGGCCCTGCCCGGCACAGCCCGCATGAACCTTCCGGGTACGGCGTTTGGAAATTGGGAGTGGCGTTTTTCCTGGGATATGGTCCATCGGGGACTGGCCGGCGAGATGAACGACCGGCTGGAACGCTACGGCAGGCGCCACGGGTAAGCGCAGGACGCGTATTTGTTCTTGAACTATTCATTCTTATTTGGGATTATGTAAAACTATGCAACGGGACCGGATCATCAGCAACAAGAAGGTTGCTCTCGCGGTACTGGCGGGCCTGTGGATCGCATGGGGCGCGACCGGGGCCGTCCATGCCGATATCTACCGCTATGAAGATTCGGAAGGAATCGTCCACTTTACCGATGCGCCGACGGACAAGCGCTTCAAGATTTTCATGCGCGACCTCAAAAAAGACCGGCAATTGCGTACGCGATTGAAATTCGCCGCCTCGGTCAACCCCGCGGAATACGACCAGATCATCAAGACCTGTTCGGACAAGTACGGGGTCAGCCAGTGTCTGATCAAGGCGGTCATCCATGCCGAGTCCGGTTACAATCCCAACGCCGTTTCCCGGAAGGGGGCCAGCGGACTGATGCAACTCATGCCGGGCACCGCACGATCGCTCAAGGTCAGCAACAGCTTCGATCCCAAGGACAATGTTGAGGGAGGGGTGAAATACCTCCGCTTTCTGTTGGATACGTTCCGCGGCGACGTTTCCCTGGCTGTGGCCGCCTATAATGCCGGGCTCAACAAGGTAGCCAAATTCGGGGGCATTCCTCCGTACGCAGAGACCCGCACCTATGTCAACCGGGTATTATCCTACATGCAATCCTATCAGGCCAACTGAACCCATGACGACGCCCAATTCCCATCCCATTCTCAATCTGCCCAATATGCTGACCATGCTGCGGATCGCCGCCATACCGCTCATGGCGTTCCTGCTCCTTTCGCCTACACAGTCGGCAGGCTTCTGGGCGGCGGCGGTTTTTGCCCTGGCGTCCATCACCGACTGGCTCGACGGTTACCTGGCGCGGCGCATGGGGATTGTTACGGTTTTCGGCAAGTTTCTCGATCCGATCGCCGACAAGCTGATCGTGATGGCAGCCTTGATCATGATCCTCCCCTTTGGGAGGGTCCCTGCATGGATGGTGCTGGTGGTTCTGGGTCGTGAGATTATTATTACCGGGCTACGGGGGATTGCGTCGAGCGAGGGGATCGTCATTCCAGCCAGCGATCTGGGCAAATTCAAGACGATCTTCCAGATTGTCGCCATTCTGGGGTTGATACTGCATTACGATTACAACTGGCTATTTGGGATCGACAATCCGCTGGTGCATGTCAACATGCATAATGTGGGGATGTTTTATCTCTGGATCGCAACCCTGTTGACCATCTGGTCGGGTGTGGATTATCTGGTAAAGTTCGTCAAGGTGATAGTACGCTGACGTAAATCAATTGGACTTGCCCAAGGGGATTTCAAACCTTTCCCCTTCATAGTTGAACCTGATCCGATCCTTCCCGATATTTTCAACCTTTACCCCATCGACAACCGCTCCCGCATATACCGTAGTTCCGTTGACCACGGCAAGACTGTCGGCACTGCCGATATGGTAGGCGATGCCGTCCACCCTGAGGGTGGGTATGTGTTTGGCCGGCGCTGCCTGAACCGGTGTGGGCACGGCAGCCGGCTTCGGCGGCGCCACGGCCGGTGTAGCGGGGCGGGCATGCCTGCGGGGCTTTACATGCGGCGCGGGGCGGCGCAACGGCTCGACCTGCATGCTCGGAGCGTTGCCGTCTTCTGCGGGAATCTGTATTCGAGACCTCTCACCCGGTGCCGGGGGATTCTGCATCGCCTGGGGCGGCGGGGCGCCGGTACGGTTGCCGGACGGATGAGCCCCGCGTTTCACATACAGGTACGTGAACGCAGAACCGCATACGAAAAACAGCACCGCCAACAGCGCAACATTGCGATAGGGAAAGCGGGACGGGCCTGAGCCACGCAGGATCTCGGTATCGATCCTGAGGGCATCCGGCGTATGGGCCGTTTTTTCCGCTTCCAGTTTTTTAAGAGCCTTGAGAATGGAACTCATCTGTTCACCGCATCAATTCCCGGTAAGGGATGGAATCCTGGCGCTCCTGTCGTACGATACAAGCGCAGCCAAGGTCTGTTCGCCCACCATGTCATCCTCGGCAATGCCGCGAGAACGCTGGAACTCCCGCACAGCCGCCTCGGTTGCGCCGCCGTAGATTCCGTCGAAGGGACCGTGGTACGGTCCGGCCTGCCTGAGGAGTCGTTGCAGGGTGCCGATCTCGTTCCGCCGTTCTCCGGGTGTGATGGTGACCGGAATACGGCCGACGTTTTTCCAAACCAGGTAGAAGGTTCCGTTTACCAGCGAAGCCAACTCCTTTTTATCAAGGACGCTTTTGCCGAACAGGGCGGGGGAAACCGTCGCGGAATCGTCTCGGACCGCCGTCACGGCAAGGCAGTAGGGACCCAGATCGCCCGATACCCTGGTAACCGCCAGGAAGGGGAGATTAAAACGGATGGCTTCGTCCAGCGTTCCTTTAAAGAGGGTCAGGCGCAAGCCGCCCTTGGCGGCAAGGCGCGCGAAGGTGTCCGGTGTCGTCAGACGGACGCCGGCCGTGGCGTAGGACGGTGCCCCCCATCGACCCATGAGGGCGTTCAGGGCA
Encoded proteins:
- a CDS encoding lytic transglycosylase domain-containing protein — encoded protein: MQRDRIISNKKVALAVLAGLWIAWGATGAVHADIYRYEDSEGIVHFTDAPTDKRFKIFMRDLKKDRQLRTRLKFAASVNPAEYDQIIKTCSDKYGVSQCLIKAVIHAESGYNPNAVSRKGASGLMQLMPGTARSLKVSNSFDPKDNVEGGVKYLRFLLDTFRGDVSLAVAAYNAGLNKVAKFGGIPPYAETRTYVNRVLSYMQSYQAN
- a CDS encoding general secretion pathway protein GspB, which translates into the protein MSSILKALKKLEAEKTAHTPDALRIDTEILRGSGPSRFPYRNVALLAVLFFVCGSAFTYLYVKRGAHPSGNRTGAPPPQAMQNPPAPGERSRIQIPAEDGNAPSMQVEPLRRPAPHVKPRRHARPATPAVAPPKPAAVPTPVQAAPAKHIPTLRVDGIAYHIGSADSLAVVNGTTVYAGAVVDGVKVENIGKDRIRFNYEGERFEIPLGKSN
- the pgsA gene encoding CDP-diacylglycerol--glycerol-3-phosphate 3-phosphatidyltransferase; the protein is MTTPNSHPILNLPNMLTMLRIAAIPLMAFLLLSPTQSAGFWAAAVFALASITDWLDGYLARRMGIVTVFGKFLDPIADKLIVMAALIMILPFGRVPAWMVLVVLGREIIITGLRGIASSEGIVIPASDLGKFKTIFQIVAILGLILHYDYNWLFGIDNPLVHVNMHNVGMFYLWIATLLTIWSGVDYLVKFVKVIVR